Genomic window (Streptomyces sp. NBC_01431):
CACGGCCGACCCGACGACGTTGTCCGCGTACACCCGAAGAGCGCTCCGGTCGGTGCCGAACGACGGGCCGTACCCCTCGTACCAGCCCCACGCCTGCGAATGCACGACACACAGGGGCGCACCGTGCAGGGCTGCCTCGTCCGTCGCCCAGTCAAGGGCCCGCAGGCTCGGATCCGAACCGTCCACACCCACGATCACCGGCTTGTCCACGGTGCCACCTCCTGAGGGCTCGCCCGCATCCGGGGCGCTCATGGAGGACGCTTCCACTGCCCGGCCCGGAGGGGGAGGGCCGAACCGGCCCCAGCCGGGGACGGTCGGCCCTGCCGACGGCACGGAGCGGTACCGGGTGCGGGGTTCTGGCCCATGGGGCCGAACGGCCCCTGCCCTTGCCCTGGGCGGCCTCTGGGGCGGGGCTCGCGTGCGGCGGATGCTGCTTGTGTCGACTGGCGAAAGTGGGTTTCGAGATGACCGACAACAAGGTCACCGCACGGCCGGTGCACGCGCTGCTGACCGACGGCACGACCATACGGATACGGTCGGCACAGCCCGGCGACCACGCTCAGGTACTGCGCATGTTCGATGAGATGTCGACCGAGAATCTGCGCTTCCGGTTCTTCTCGATCGCCCGCACCTCCGCACGGCAGGCCGCCGACCGCTGCTGTCGCAGGGCCGAGCCCGGTCATCTCGTTTTGGTCGCCGAGGCATCCGGGCACCTGCTCGGGCTGGCCGAATACGAGGTCATCGAGGCGCCCGGGACCGCCGACATCGGGCTCGCGGTCGCCGACGGACACCACCACCTCGGCATTGGCACCCTGCTCCTCGAACACCTGGTGTCCGCCGCACGAGAGGCTTCCATCACCGCGTTCACCGCCGATGCGCTCGTTGAGAACCACGAGGTCATCAAGGTGTTCGCCGATCTCGGCCTGCGGACGACCCGGTACGTCGAAGGACCGGAGGTGCGCTACACCGTCCAGCTCGACCAGGACGAGGCCTACCTCTCGGCTGTGGACGAACGCGCCCGGTCGGCCGCCGTGGTGAACCTGCGGCCCCTGCTGCGTCCGAAGTCGATCGCCGTGATCGGAGTGGGCCGCAAGCCCGGCTCGGTCGGGCGGGCCATCCTGCGCAACCTCCGCACCGGCGGCTTCACCGGGCAGCTCTGCGCCGTCAACCCGAGCGCGTCGTCCTTTATGGGTGTGCCGGCTCATCCCTCGGTGAACTCGCTGCCGCTCGTGCCCGAGCTGGCCGTCCTCGCCGTACCCGCCGCGGCGCTGCCCGGCGCTGCCGCCGATTGCGGCAAGGCCGGCGTGCGGGCACTCGTCGTCGTGTCCGCCGGCCTTGACCACGCACAGGCGGAAGGGGTGCTGGCAGCCTGCCGCGAGTACGGCATGCGGCTCGTCGGCCCCAATTGCCTCGGCATCGCCAACACCGAGCCCGGATTCTCCATCGACGCGACGTTCGCCGCGAACCACCCGCGCCCTGGCACGGCAGGCGTGGCCGTGCAGTCCGGGGGTGTCGGAATCGCCCTGCTCGACGGGTTGTCCCGGCTGGGCATCGGGGTCTCCAGCTTCGTCTCGCTCGGTGACAAGTACGACGTCAGCGGCAACGACATGCTCCAGTGGTGGGAGTCGGACGGCCGCACCGATCTGGCCCTGGTGCACCTGGAGTCCTTCGGCAATCCGCGGGCGTTCTCCCGCACCGCACGCCGGGTCTCGCGCCAGATGCCGGTGCTGACCGTGGACGCCGGCCGCACGGAAGCGGGCCGGCGTGGCGCCGCCTCGCACACCGCGGCGGCGGCGACCCGCACCATGACCAGGCGTGCCCTGTTCGCTCAGGCCGGCATCACCGCCACTCGGACCATCTCCGAACTCCTCGAAACAGCGGCGCTGTTCCACGCGCAACCGCTTCCGGCCGGGAGCCGCGTCGCCGTCGTGACCAACGCCCAGGGCGCGGGCGTGCTGGCGGCCGACGCCTGTGCCGAAGCGGGCCTGGATGTACCGGTTTTCGGTGACGAGCTGATCGACGCTCTCCTGGCGGATCTCCCCGAGGGAGCCACCGCGGGCAACCCGGTCGACGTCACCGCGGCCGTCTCCGAAGACCAGCTCGGTCGGTGTCTCGACCGACTCGCCGGGGACACCGGCATCGCTGCCGTCCTGGTGGTGCTCGCCCCCACCGCCGTCGCCGCGGCGACCGGTGACGATCTCGGCCGTGCTCTGCTGCGCGAACCCGGATCCGGAGCGTGCCCGGTCGTCACCGTACGCCTGGGGCAGAGCCCGGCCGTGGAGCTGCTGCCCGCCGAGGGAGGCGGCGCGGTCCCGGCCTACGCCGATCCCCAGGCCGCGGCACGCGCCCTGGCACACGCCGCGGAGCGTGCCCGGCACTTGGAGCGGCCACCCGGCAGCATGGGCGACCTCGACGGCGTCGACACCGACTGCGCACGGGCCCTGGCCGACTCCTTCCTTGCCGACCACCCGGACGGAGGCTGGCTCTCACCCCGGGAGTGCGCGGCCCTGCTGTCCTGCTACGGCATCCCCCAACTTCCCTGGGCGTGGGCCGAGACCGAGGACGAGGCGGTCCTCGCGGCCGAACGGCTCAAGGGCCCGGACGGCCTGACCGTCCTCAAGGCCCACTGGCCGGGGCTGCTGCACAAGACGGTGCAGCACGCGATCCATCTCGATCTGCGGGGCGATTCCCAAGTACGCGCCGCCTACCGGGACTTCGAAGCCAGGTTCGCCGGCCTGCTGACGGGCGTGGTGGTCCAGCCGCTCGCGGAGCGCGGCGTCGAGCTCTTCGCCGGCGTGGTCCAGGACGACGTCTTCGGGCCCCTCGTCCTGTTCGGCCTCGGCGGTACGGCCACCGAAGTGCTCGCCGACCAGGCCGCCTGCCTCGCCCCGCTCAGTGACCTGGATGTGCACGACCTGATCACGGCTCCGCGCTGTTCCCCGCTGCTCTTCGGACAGGACGGCAACGGGCCGGTCGACCTGGAGGGGCTTGAAGGACTGCTGCTGCGGCTCTCGCGCATGGCCTGTGACCTGCCCCAGCTGGCCGAGGCCGACTTCAACCCCGTGCTGGCCCGGCCCGGCGGCATCAGCGCACTCGACGTCCGGGTACGACTGCTGCCCCGCACGGCCGGGGACCCCTATCTGCGGCGACTGCGCTGAGGAAGAGGCAGAGATGAAGCACAGCAAGGTCGGCTCCGTGATGACCACCGAGGTGGTCACCGTCCGCCCCGCCACGCCGTTCAAGGAAGTGGCCCGGCTGATCGCCCGGCATCGCGTCAGCGGACTGCCGGTGACCGACGCCGACGACAAGGTGCTGGGAGTGATCTCCGAGACCGATCTTCTGGTCCGTGAGGCGGACGCGCACGCGTCGGCCTCACCGGGACGCCGGATCCGGTTGCCCGGTCTGCTCCCCGCGGCCCGCAGGGAGCAGGCCAAGTCCCGGGCTCGCACGGCGGCACAGCTCATGTCGCAGCCGGCCGTGTGCGTCCACTCCGACAACACCATTGCCGAGGCCGCCCGGTCCATGGCCCGGCACAAGGTCGAGCGGCTGCCCGTGATCGACGACGAGGACCGGTTGGTCGGCATCGTCACGCGCCGCGATCTGCTCCAGGTGTTCCTGCGCCCGGACGACGAGATCCGCCGCGAAGTGATCAGCGAAGTGCTGGTCAACACCCTGTGGCTGTCGCCCCGGACCATCAGGGTCTCCGTGACGGACGGCGAGGTGACCCTGGACGGAAAGCTGGAGCGCCTCAGCGAGGTGGCGATCGCGGTGCACATGACGCGCCAGATCGACGGGGTCGTGACCGTGATCGACAAGCTGGGCTACCACGCCGACGACTCCCGCCTTCGCCCGAGCGAACAGGCCTTGCACGGTGTCACCGAGGAGTGGCTGCACAAACTGTGAAGGACGGACCGGGCGTCAGCGCCGGATGCCACCGGCCCCGCGCGACCACCGCGCCGGCCGGGTGGGGCCGCGCAAGGGCCGTTCGGCCCCTGTCGCTCCCCACGACCGGTCGGCACGCTCGAACCCGAGCCATCGACAGTCAGGGGACATCGACGTGAGCGACGTACGGGCCTTTTCACCACTGCATCCGATCCGGGTCTTCCTCCTCGACGACCACGAGGTCGTGCGGCGCGGAGTACACGACCTGCTCGACGCCGAACCGGACATCGACGTGGTGGGCGAGGCGGGCACGAGCGAACTCGCGCTGACGCGCGCTCCCGCGCTGCGACCGGACGTCGCCGTACTCGACATCCGCCTGCCCGACGGCGACGGCATCACCGTCTGCCGCGAACTGCGCTCCAGGATGCCGGAACTCGCCTGTCTGATGCTGACGTCGTTCGACGACGACGACGCCCTGCTCGACGCCATCATGGCGGGGGCAGCCGGCTACGTCCTCAAGCTGATCAAGGGATCGGACCTGATCGACGCGGTTCGGACCGTGGCGTCGGGCCAGTCCATGCTGGACCCCGCCACCACCGCGCGCCTGATGAGCACACTGCGCGGCCCCGACAAGGACACCACGCACGAGGACCCCCGCCTGGCGGGGCTGTCCGAACGCGAGCGCCGGATCCTCGATCTCATCGGCGAAGGGATGACCAACCGGCAGATCGGCCAACATCTCTATCTGTCGGAGAAGACCGTGAAGAACCACATCTCCCGGCTCCTGGCCAAGCTCGGGGTGGAACGCCGCATCCAGGCAGCGGTGCTCGCCACCCGGTTCAACCGGCCGACGGAGGAGCCCTGTTGACTCCCTCGGTCCCGCCGGCCCCGCCACGTCACTCGCGGGCGGACAGCGGGACGCACCACTCCAACCGGGTTCCGCCCTCCGGCCCCGTACGCGCAGTGAACTCCCCGCCCAGTCGCCGCGCGCGCTCGGACAGATTACGCAGCCCGCTGCGCCGTCCGCCCTCGCCGATGCCCACGCCGTCGTCCACGACACCGACCGTCAGCGTCCCCCGGCGCACGACCAGGGAGACATCGACCGACGAGGCCCTCGCGTGACGCGCCGCGTTGGCCAGCGCCTCACCCAGAACCGCCAGCGCCTCGTCCGCCAGCGCGTGCGGTACGTCGGTGTCGAGCAGCCCTTCCATTCTGAGTGACGGCGTGAATCCGAGGGCGGGCACCACCTCCTCCACCGCCCGCACCACGCGAACCCGCAGCCCGGCGCCGGGTTCCGTCACCTCGTGCGCCCGCAGCCCGAAGATCGTCGAACGGATGATCTTGATGGTTTCGTCGAGATCGTCGACCGCCCTGGTCAGCCGTTCCTCCGCCTGCGGATGGTCGACGAACCGCTGGGCGCTCTGCAACGTGATGCCGGTGGCGAACAGGCGCTGGATGGCGAGGTCGTGGAGGTCCCGGGCGATCCGGTCGCGGTCCTCCAGCAGGCTCACCTGCTCGGCGTCCCGGCGCCGGTCGGCCAGCTCGAGCGCGAGGGCCGCCTGCCCCGCGAACCCCGGCAGGGGAGCCGTCTCCGTCGCGCTGAACGTCGGCCGTCCGGACGTGCGAACCAGCACCAGCACTCCGTGCACTCCCATCGGCACCGCGACCGCGGGGCCCATGCCCTTCCACCGTTCGGGCTGGTGGGTGACCCGGGGATCGCCGCTGACGTCCGCCGTCGCGACGAGGCCCTGCTCAGTCAGGGCGGCACCCGCGAGACTCCCTTCACGCGGCAGCATGACCCCTCGGTGTGCCTCGGCCTGTTTCCCCACCGCCAGCACACCGCGCAGTTCGCACGTGCCCTCCTCCACCAGGTTGACCACTCCCAGTTCGGCCGAGGTGATCTCCTTGGCCTGCTCGACCATCGCCTCCAGTACGCGGGACTCCGGCATCCCGGACAGGAGTCCGGCGGTGAAGTCCGCGCTCGCCGCCAGCCATTGCTCGCGCAGCTGGGCCTCCGCGTACAGGCGGGCGTGCTCGATGGCCACCCCGGCGGCCACGGCCAGCGTGGCCAGCAGCGACTCGTCCTCGTCGTCGAATTCGGCCCCGCCCCGCTTCTCGGTCAGATAGAGGTTGCCGAACACCTCGTCCCGCACGCGGATCGGAACACCGAGGAAGGAGCGCATCGGCGGATGGTGCGCCGGAAAGCCGGACGACGCCGGATGCTCGGACAGTTCGGCCAGCCGAAGCGCGTCGGGATGCCGGATCAGCTCTCCCAGGAGGCCATGGCCGGAAGGCAACTCACCGATCCGTTGCCGCAGTTCGTCGTCGATGCCCACGGGCAGGAACTCCGACAGGCGTTGTCCCTGCCCGATCACGCCCAGAGCCCCGTACTCCGCGTCGACCAGCACCACCGCGGCCTCCACGATGCCGCGCAGCACCTGCGGCAGGTCCAGCTCCCGCCCCACCGAAAGCACGGCTTCCAGCAGGTTGTGCAGCCGGTCCCGTGTGCCGCGCACGGCATTGATCCGTACCTGGAGCTCGTCGAGAAGGTCGTCCAGCCGTAGCCTGCCCGGCTGACCTGCGGTGCTGTCCCGCTCCTGCGCGTTCAAGGGTTCGCCCCCACCAGCTAGAGCAGCAGATGTACGTGCTTGCTCTCACGGTAGCGCTGGATGGCTCGGAAGCCCGCCTGGACGGCGAGCACGGCCGGTAATGGTCCAGGCGTCCGGGCCGGCGGCCCCGGTCACGGTGCGGCCACGGCGCGGGGTGTCCACCGCGGAGCCGTGCCCTGGTTCCGGTCCTCGGCGGCCGGCGAGTCAGCCGTGCTGCGGCACCACCGCCACCGGGC
Coding sequences:
- a CDS encoding bifunctional acetate--CoA ligase family protein/GNAT family N-acetyltransferase — its product is MTDNKVTARPVHALLTDGTTIRIRSAQPGDHAQVLRMFDEMSTENLRFRFFSIARTSARQAADRCCRRAEPGHLVLVAEASGHLLGLAEYEVIEAPGTADIGLAVADGHHHLGIGTLLLEHLVSAAREASITAFTADALVENHEVIKVFADLGLRTTRYVEGPEVRYTVQLDQDEAYLSAVDERARSAAVVNLRPLLRPKSIAVIGVGRKPGSVGRAILRNLRTGGFTGQLCAVNPSASSFMGVPAHPSVNSLPLVPELAVLAVPAAALPGAAADCGKAGVRALVVVSAGLDHAQAEGVLAACREYGMRLVGPNCLGIANTEPGFSIDATFAANHPRPGTAGVAVQSGGVGIALLDGLSRLGIGVSSFVSLGDKYDVSGNDMLQWWESDGRTDLALVHLESFGNPRAFSRTARRVSRQMPVLTVDAGRTEAGRRGAASHTAAAATRTMTRRALFAQAGITATRTISELLETAALFHAQPLPAGSRVAVVTNAQGAGVLAADACAEAGLDVPVFGDELIDALLADLPEGATAGNPVDVTAAVSEDQLGRCLDRLAGDTGIAAVLVVLAPTAVAAATGDDLGRALLREPGSGACPVVTVRLGQSPAVELLPAEGGGAVPAYADPQAAARALAHAAERARHLERPPGSMGDLDGVDTDCARALADSFLADHPDGGWLSPRECAALLSCYGIPQLPWAWAETEDEAVLAAERLKGPDGLTVLKAHWPGLLHKTVQHAIHLDLRGDSQVRAAYRDFEARFAGLLTGVVVQPLAERGVELFAGVVQDDVFGPLVLFGLGGTATEVLADQAACLAPLSDLDVHDLITAPRCSPLLFGQDGNGPVDLEGLEGLLLRLSRMACDLPQLAEADFNPVLARPGGISALDVRVRLLPRTAGDPYLRRLR
- a CDS encoding CBS domain-containing protein, with amino-acid sequence MKHSKVGSVMTTEVVTVRPATPFKEVARLIARHRVSGLPVTDADDKVLGVISETDLLVREADAHASASPGRRIRLPGLLPAARREQAKSRARTAAQLMSQPAVCVHSDNTIAEAARSMARHKVERLPVIDDEDRLVGIVTRRDLLQVFLRPDDEIRREVISEVLVNTLWLSPRTIRVSVTDGEVTLDGKLERLSEVAIAVHMTRQIDGVVTVIDKLGYHADDSRLRPSEQALHGVTEEWLHKL
- a CDS encoding response regulator transcription factor, whose product is MSDVRAFSPLHPIRVFLLDDHEVVRRGVHDLLDAEPDIDVVGEAGTSELALTRAPALRPDVAVLDIRLPDGDGITVCRELRSRMPELACLMLTSFDDDDALLDAIMAGAAGYVLKLIKGSDLIDAVRTVASGQSMLDPATTARLMSTLRGPDKDTTHEDPRLAGLSERERRILDLIGEGMTNRQIGQHLYLSEKTVKNHISRLLAKLGVERRIQAAVLATRFNRPTEEPC
- a CDS encoding sensor histidine kinase, which translates into the protein MNAQERDSTAGQPGRLRLDDLLDELQVRINAVRGTRDRLHNLLEAVLSVGRELDLPQVLRGIVEAAVVLVDAEYGALGVIGQGQRLSEFLPVGIDDELRQRIGELPSGHGLLGELIRHPDALRLAELSEHPASSGFPAHHPPMRSFLGVPIRVRDEVFGNLYLTEKRGGAEFDDEDESLLATLAVAAGVAIEHARLYAEAQLREQWLAASADFTAGLLSGMPESRVLEAMVEQAKEITSAELGVVNLVEEGTCELRGVLAVGKQAEAHRGVMLPREGSLAGAALTEQGLVATADVSGDPRVTHQPERWKGMGPAVAVPMGVHGVLVLVRTSGRPTFSATETAPLPGFAGQAALALELADRRRDAEQVSLLEDRDRIARDLHDLAIQRLFATGITLQSAQRFVDHPQAEERLTRAVDDLDETIKIIRSTIFGLRAHEVTEPGAGLRVRVVRAVEEVVPALGFTPSLRMEGLLDTDVPHALADEALAVLGEALANAARHARASSVDVSLVVRRGTLTVGVVDDGVGIGEGGRRSGLRNLSERARRLGGEFTARTGPEGGTRLEWCVPLSARE